ATTATAATCTTACCATATTCATAGTTCGATCTGTAATCATCAACAAAAAAATTAAATTTTCCTAAAAGCGAATTTTCATAGGCAGCACCCACTCTGTTATACAATCTTTCGAAGCGTGTGTGATCGTTTATATTGCTTGTCACATACGATTCCCCAAAACGCTGTACCTGTTCTCCATCAACAGTTGAAAGTACTGTTGGCTGTTTGTATTCGAAAGCTTTATTTTCGTAATTAAACTGATGATTTATGTACAGGTTATTATTTCCGTGCGTAGGATTTATTCTAAAAGCGTGGTCAAAGAACAAACGTCGTCCTTTTAAAAACGATTCAGCATTGGTTAAATAAACCTGCAGACGCTGACGGTTTTTAAAATCAGGGTTATCGCTTTCAAAATCTGCAGGCGTTGTAATACCGCCGTTTTCTTCATTCAGATTATCCTGATAGGTATAATGCGCATTTAAGGCATATCTTCTGTTTGTGGTTGCATAACTCGTTGTAAATCTGAAATTTCCGGCACTTACAAGCTGATTTATATAATTTCCTTCTGAACGCAGACCTCTGTAAGCGATAGAAAAATTTAGATTTTTTGACGTATTTAAAGTAATAAATGAATCTACGTTTTGTCCTTTATTAATTGTGGTATTAAAAAATAACTCTGTAAAAGGTGTTGCAGCAGAATAATACCGAATATCTTCTGCCCGCATATAATTAGAATGTTTAGCTGTAAAACCTATTTCAGGATAAGGAGAAAAACTTGTTAAACTGTATTGCAAAGTATTTAACGGCTGCCCAATATTTGAAAATTCTAAAAGTCCGAAAAGATCTTTTCGAAGATGATTTTGTTTGTATGCACTTTTAATCGTAAGAGAAGTATCGGCATAAATAGTGTCATGCTCCAGTGTAATAATCTGATACTGATCAATTTTTGCAATTTTAGATTGTTTCTTTTTAACTGTATCTGTAATACTTGAATATTTTGTATTCATATCTAAATTATTTTTAGAAGCAGGTTTTTCCTGAGAAAACAACAATGTTGGTACAATTAATAGATATAGAAAAATGAATATTCTCATTTGATGGCTTTGTATATGATTATTTCGACAAAATTTGCTAAGCAAAGGTAAATGATAAAAACATATAAATAAAAAAACACTTCAATTTATACAATTACCTTGACAGACAGAATGAAAACGAATATTTTTGCATAAAATTTTACTTATTATCTTTTAGAATTTTAAAAAATGCTTGAAAAAAATTTCTCAGGATTTGTTTTAGAAACCGGAACCGATGAAGCAGGCCGAGGCTGTCTGGCCGGCCCTGTAACTGCTGCTGCCATAATTCTTCCAGCCGATTTTGAGAATCAGATTTTGAATGACAGTAAACAGTTATCCGAAAAAACAAGAGCACTTTTAAGACCTGTAATCGAAGAACAGGCGGTTTGTTTTGCCGTTACACATTTATTTCCTGATGAAATTGATGAAATAAATATTCTTAATGCATCAATGAAGGGCATGCAGGAATGTATTTTGAAATTAAA
This portion of the Flavobacterium gelatinilyticum genome encodes:
- a CDS encoding putative porin, which codes for MRIFIFLYLLIVPTLLFSQEKPASKNNLDMNTKYSSITDTVKKKQSKIAKIDQYQIITLEHDTIYADTSLTIKSAYKQNHLRKDLFGLLEFSNIGQPLNTLQYSLTSFSPYPEIGFTAKHSNYMRAEDIRYYSAATPFTELFFNTTINKGQNVDSFITLNTSKNLNFSIAYRGLRSEGNYINQLVSAGNFRFTTSYATTNRRYALNAHYTYQDNLNEENGGITTPADFESDNPDFKNRQRLQVYLTNAESFLKGRRLFFDHAFRINPTHGNNNLYINHQFNYENKAFEYKQPTVLSTVDGEQVQRFGESYVTSNINDHTRFERLYNRVGAAYENSLLGKFNFFVDDYRSNYEYGKIIIYKDGTIVPNNLYLQINNFGAQYEYQKNKWNGRFLYSRSITNQSLSDLDAKLRYNLNEKIQFDFRYRNINKLPNNNYNLYQSSYVQYNWSNNFKNEKINSLGANVYTPWLNAEVNYTVLNDHLYFRDASSAAEVVAQTQIIKPAQYGNVINYLEIKANREFKFGKFALDNTLLYQKVDQSDLILNVPDFVTRNTFYYSNYYFKKALFAQAGVVFNYFTKYYGNDYNPVIGEFFVQDKKEIGNFATIDVFLNARIRQTRFYLKAEHLNALFSSGNYYSAPNNPYRDFVIRFGLVWNFFQ